From the Motacilla alba alba isolate MOTALB_02 chromosome 1, Motacilla_alba_V1.0_pri, whole genome shotgun sequence genome, the window ACACTCTGTGAGGGTAGGACTAAAGTAAGGGCTGCAAGATGCAGAGCCCCATCAAACATCATCAGTTTTGCTCTCAGGAAGTGACATAAAAAAGCACACATTCCAGGTGGTCTGGTTTATATAAATACACTCCAGAAAGACTTTGACTTCGTTCTTCAGAAGCATAGAACAAAGGAAAACGTAGCCCATAAACTCCAATGTACTAAAACACAGAGATGCATATATTGCATTATTTCAGCAATGTAGTTAGCTGGCATTTATCAAAACTTACAAAACTGCTACTATAGATGCTAGTAAATCTAAAAATTTTGAATCTTAATCTCTGCCTTTGTTTACATCTAGGCAACTTCATCAACTTTAGTCTATGTTTAGCATAGTTGCACAGATTCAATAGAAAGCAGAACTTGgctttcagttttcttgtaGAATGGGTTTTTATGGCTTATCATACAGAAAATCCATGAGAGCATGCCTGAAGCTGAATACTTAATAATAAATATCTTTATTGTACTACTACACATCAACTTTTAATGCAGTGGCTGCCGTTAAGATCCATGGCAGCAGAAGGACAACTCCTCACCTGGTTCAACACAAGCAGGACAAGGAAGTCATGAGACAACATGCCCAAAGGTTGTGGAACAGTGCTTCTGATCACGAGAAGCTCATTGTGACTactcagaaagcagcaaaaatgtttaattttgagTGGTGGGAATATATTTTGACTgttgaataaaataaacacactcAGGAAAACATTTAACAGCAGAAATAACTGGTAATGTTAACTACTTGCTACAGGTTGACCCTGCTTTGCCTGAGTAAGGACTGCACTGCCAGGCCAAACACTTTGAAGATGCAAAGAGTTATCCCAGTGTGTTTGATTGCTCTTTTCCAGTTACAATACATTCCATTTATAGCAGCAATAGGACTGACTCCAAACTTTAGTTCTTTTGGATTTTGCTTAGAACAGAAGCTGGGCTTAATTCTGTATTCCTTTTGTACTGAAACTCTCCTGAGCCTATTAAGGCACACAGAATTCTAACATCTTGTTTAGGAGGGAATAAAGGACAGAGCCTGTTGAAAGGAAAGATGcaccttaggaaaaaaaaaacctagtaCTTTCCTTCACCCATTTTTAAGGGacacacacatttttcaaaagcaggatTCCAATGTCTTTTCTAAAGCCCAAAATCTAAATTTCTTCTGGCTCCCAAAACTTCATGTGAATGTTAGTCTTGCTTGAATAAGGCCTGCAAGATCCATTCCCAAATCTTGCTCCTTGTTAAATTAAATGGAATTCTGAAAGTGACTTTAGTCAAATCAGGATAGACCCCTCAGCCACCACATTGCCCAGATATTTTAGCCACTTTTTCTGCAATACAGTATTATCTAAGTCTGTTTTCACTGACGTAAAGACACTACAGATTGATGTTAAAGGGTACACAACAAGAAACAATATTGCTTTGGAAATGTCACCATTAGTAAGTTTTTTCCTCTTACATTTTCTTGTAAGATCAAAGATCAAACTAAAATTATTAAGTACACAGTCAAGTAACTGTAAACCTACAGATTATTCTCAAAATGTTCAAATACCTAAAAATAAGCACTCAAGTACACttctaaaaagcatttttccaaCAAACTTATGCTGATATCTGATAGTCTAAAATGCAGAGCTGTACTTTATCCTAATTGTTTGTCCACGGGCAATGTATGGAGCCACAGTGTATTGAAATCATAATCCTTGCTTTCTGAAGAGAAATTGTTCTGTGTAATAATTTCCGAGGTGTGGTTTGAATTCCTGTCCTCCTGTAAGCAATTTTAGAAGTCAGCTAAAATTATAGTCAAACATGCTCAAACATATTTGCAGGCTGATAAACATGGTGTGGTCATGGTTGGCAAACACCGGATAGAAGGCCAAACTGAACACTTCCTAAGAGGtcaagagtaaaaaaaaaaattatggaaagaAGAACCTCAAAAAATCTATTCCAGGGGTTCCCTAAACTTTGCCTGGCCAAGGACCGCATCGGTGACTTGCCATGAACACAAAGGCTTCATAGGGCATGTTATATATGGAAGAAACTGAGTTACCTTTAATATGGCAAGTTGGTCCGTAGACACAACAGGTGCCAGGAGGCAATATACCACCCTGATGTTTGCCATAGGGCTACGTAAgatttcagaggaagaaagtaAGTCATTGCATCTGCTCATGTAGAGCTCCTGGGAAAGAGCTGAAGTGAAAGCAAGGGCAAGAGGGAGATAACAGGTGCACGGGCACCGGAGATATTACCATTTTTCTCAGATGAAAGCCTCAGGGCACACGACCAGCTACCATTGCCACCTGTTTTCTGTGCAGGCCTCCCCTACGGCTGCCCTTGAGGGATCTGCTGTGAACATGAAGGAAAGCGGGACTGGTCCCCTGGCCCACGGGCTGCGCTTCGGTCACCCCTGACCTATTAGAAAATGTTGATAATTTTCCCCACTACAACTCACAGAGTGCAAAAACAGCAAGCGTCTAAGTTTGAAGCCCAGGCCTCCTCACCCACGCCAGGCCTGgcctccccaggcagctcccctGCCCATTCCGCCTTCCAGCACCTGCTCCCCCGAGCAGGGGTGACCGCCTTACACGGCCAGGTCGTCTGAccgggctctgcagctgctcgACTTACTGGCCCTGCTCAGGCGCCGCGTGTCTACGAGCAGCGGTGGCTCGTGCATCTCCACCGTGGTGCAGGCCGCCGAGACGGGCCGTGCCCCCGACAGCTCCACCTCGCCCTCCACATCCCACTTGCTGCCGCTCACCCCgctcaggctggtgctgctgccgcTGTTGGCTGCGGCAATGGGCAGCACGGCCGGGGGTGGGAGTAGCTGCTCCAGTGGCTCTTCCTGCTCGGGAAGGGGATGCCGGACGCTGCTGGGGGTAGAGGAGCCCGCTGAGCTGGAGGAAACCTTCCCCTGATGCTCAGCTGCCATGTTGACCCAGTTCTGCTCGGATGTCAGGGCACGGCTGCTGCTGTTGAAGTAGTTGATGACGGCTGGCGTGGGCGTGGGGATGGGGGTCGGAATGGTGACGGGAGTGGAGATGGGCGTGGGAGTCACAGCACGGTGCCTCTCCTCAGGAACTTGTGGAGCAGCAGGGTAGCTTGCCATGGACGTCGTGTTGGAGGGGGGCCGTGGTCTCGGAGCAGCTGTAGCATAGTATGATGCCATGGTCACTGGGGCCAGCAGCGGTGTGACAGCACGGGTGTCAGGCAAAACAGGGGCTGGCGTGGCAGTCGTGACCACCACAGGTGGTGCTGGTGGCGGCAGAGAAACAGGTTTGGACTCCCCTGTTACCATGACTGGTGTCATCGTTGCGACAGGCATCTCTAGGATGTACTGGCTCGTCATGCCCTGCTTAAGCTTCTTCCACCCCAAGTGATATATCTCAAGCATGTTCAGCAGCAGGGAGACTGAGGCCACCACCAacatgaagatgatgaagattGTCTTCTCAGTGGGCCTTGAGATGAAGCAGTCCACAGTGTGTGGACAAGGTGAGCGGCTGCACTGGTAGACCGGCTTTAGCTCAAAGCCATATAGGAAGTACTGGCCCACAATGAAGCCCACCTCGAACAGTGTCTTGAATATGATATTGAAGACATAGGTACGGAGCAAGGCACCCCCCATACGGATTCTGCCACGTTCATCACGGATTGGGagcttctccttcccccttTTGACAATAGATTGATCTTTGACATTATTGCTGCCTCCTCCACCACCGCTGCCAGATGCTGCTGCTACTGGGTAGTTGCCATCTTTGCTGCTTCCCTTCTTTTTCagctcctctttctctttcctcttctcctccatGCGTACAATGTGCAGGACATGGCCCAGGTAGATGAGGGTTGGAGTGGAGACAAAAATGATCTGCAGCACCCAGAAGCGGATGTGAGAAATGGGGAAGGCTTTGTCATAGCAAACATTTTCACAACCAGGTTGCTGAGTGTTGCATGTAAAGTCCGACTGCTCGTCTCCCCAgacctcctcagcagcagcccccagcaccagGATCCTGAAGATAAACAGTACCGTCAGCCAAACCTTGCCAATAACCGTGGAGTGCTCCTGCGCGTTCTCTAACAGTCTCCCCAGAAAGCTCCAGTCACCCATTGTTTCAGATTTCTAACCTACAACAAGAACATCAGAGCAATTAGAACAACGTTAAAACACCTTGTAATTGCACAACGCTGGGGCAGAACAGATTGATCCTCGACAAATGACATTTCTTATCTTGCTTTTGCAGAATACTGCACACATACATTAAGAACTAGGTAACCCTGCGACCACGCAACCATGGGCTTTGGTGAGCACAGAAGGGAGATGCCTAAAATGCTCTCACAGAGCCCATACAGGCCTATACAC encodes:
- the GJA3 gene encoding gap junction alpha-3 protein isoform X2; the encoded protein is MGDWSFLGRLLENAQEHSTVIGKVWLTVLFIFRILVLGAAAEEVWGDEQSDFTCNTQQPGCENVCYDKAFPISHIRFWVLQIIFVSTPTLIYLGHVLHIVRMEEKRKEKEELKKKGSSKDGNYPVAAASGSGGGGGSNNVKDQSIVKRGKEKLPIRDERGRIRMGGALLRTYVFNIIFKTLFEVGFIVGQYFLYGFELKPVYQCSRSPCPHTVDCFISRPTEKTIFIIFMLVVASVSLLLNMLEIYHLGWKKLKQGMTSQYILEMPVATMTPVMVTGESKPVSLPPPAPPVVVTTATPAPVLPDTRAVTPLLAPVTMASYYATAAPRPRPPSNTTSMASYPAAPQVPEERHRAVTPTPISTPVTIPTPIPTPTPAVINYFNSSSRALTSEQNWVNMAAEHQGKVSSSSAGSSTPSSVRHPLPEQEEPLEQLLPPPAVLPIAAANSGSSTSLSGVSGSKWDVEGEVELSGARPVSAACTTVEMHEPPLLVDTRRLSRASKSSSCRARSDDLAV
- the GJA3 gene encoding gap junction alpha-3 protein isoform X1 — encoded protein: MGDWSFLGRLLENAQEHSTVIGKVWLTVLFIFRILVLGAAAEEVWGDEQSDFTCNTQQPGCENVCYDKAFPISHIRFWVLQIIFVSTPTLIYLGHVLHIVRMEEKRKEKEELKKKGSSKDGNYPVAAASGSGGGGGSNNVKDQSIVKRGKEKLPIRDERGRIRMGGALLRTYVFNIIFKTLFEVGFIVGQYFLYGFELKPVYQCSRSPCPHTVDCFISRPTEKTIFIIFMLVVASVSLLLNMLEIYHLGWKKLKQGMTSQYILEMPVATMTPVMVTGESKPVSLPPPAPPVVVTTATPAPVLPDTRAVTPLLAPVTMASYYATAAPRPRPPSNTTSMASYPAAPQVPEERHRAVTPTPISTPVTIPTPIPTPTPAVINYFNSSSRALTSEQNWVNMAAEHQGKVSSSSAGSSTPSSVRHPLPEQEEPLEQLLPPPAVLPIAAANSGSSTSLSGVSGSKWDVEGEVELSGARPVSAACTTVEMHEPPLLVDTRRLSRASEARGEKCNSIATPKRSLREQPLHPGSPGLRKQSYNSQVALLRSA
- the GJA3 gene encoding gap junction alpha-3 protein isoform X4, with the translated sequence MEEKRKEKEELKKKGSSKDGNYPVAAASGSGGGGGSNNVKDQSIVKRGKEKLPIRDERGRIRMGGALLRTYVFNIIFKTLFEVGFIVGQYFLYGFELKPVYQCSRSPCPHTVDCFISRPTEKTIFIIFMLVVASVSLLLNMLEIYHLGWKKLKQGMTSQYILEMPVATMTPVMVTGESKPVSLPPPAPPVVVTTATPAPVLPDTRAVTPLLAPVTMASYYATAAPRPRPPSNTTSMASYPAAPQVPEERHRAVTPTPISTPVTIPTPIPTPTPAVINYFNSSSRALTSEQNWVNMAAEHQGKVSSSSAGSSTPSSVRHPLPEQEEPLEQLLPPPAVLPIAAANSGSSTSLSGVSGSKWDVEGEVELSGARPVSAACTTVEMHEPPLLVDTRRLSRASEARGEKCNSIATPKRSLREQPLHPGSPGLRKQSYNSQVALLRSA
- the GJA3 gene encoding gap junction alpha-3 protein isoform X3; translation: MGDWSFLGRLLENAQEHSTVIGKVWLTVLFIFRILVLGAAAEEVWGDEQSDFTCNTQQPGCENVCYDKAFPISHIRFWVLQIIFVSTPTLIYLGHVLHIVRMEEKRKEKEELKKKGSSKDGNYPVAAASGSGGGGGSNNVKDQSIVKRGKEKLPIRDERGRIRMGGALLRTYVFNIIFKTLFEVGFIVGQYFLYGFELKPVYQCSRSPCPHTVDCFISRPTEKTIFIIFMLVVASVSLLLNMLEIYHLGWKKLKQGMTSQYILEMPVATMTPVMVTGESKPVSLPPPAPPVVVTTATPAPVLPDTRAVTPLLAPVTMASYYATAAPRPRPPSNTTSMASYPAAPQVPEERHRAVTPTPISTPVTIPTPIPTPTPAVINYFNSSSRALTSEQNWVNMAAEHQGKVSSSSAGSSTPSSVRHPLPEQEEPLEQLLPPPAVLPIAAANSGSSTSLSGVKLGGRNVTLLQPLREV